A genomic segment from Kyrpidia tusciae DSM 2912 encodes:
- a CDS encoding complex I subunit 4 family protein, with translation MTHVLSLLLALPLVGMLIVAGIPREKTTAIRAVGIAVSSLAFVLSLAIWFQFDRGLGTLQFTEHGQWFTFPLPGLEPIQSGPSVILVRVGYDLGVDGLSLPLLAMSTLVAAAAMVASWRTVERVKAYTLWFLVLETGVNGIWTAQNLLLFFIFFELALIALFFLVGIWGNEGRVRAAYELLLYNGLGSLVMLIVFVALFLATGTYDVREIRAAFERQALPPGEQMWLVIGLLVAFGIKLPIFPFHTWVKNVHPAASAPVSMMLSGVLLKVGAYGLIRFALGFFPDTFARLAPLLVALGLINVFYGALLAFVDRDFKRIIAYSSISQMGIVLLGLAALNPIGLLGALFQLVSHGLISALLFFLAGLTYAETHTSSLDRLSGLGARMPRTAGFLMFAALASLGVPLLSGFVGEWLALLGLFTTPFRPFAIIGALSIVASALYILRAVMRAMHGPLPDALAHAQDARSVDMAPIAALSLGIVLLGVFPYLMGDLAHASLAAIAALPS, from the coding sequence GTGACGCACGTCCTGTCCCTCCTCCTCGCCCTGCCCCTTGTGGGTATGTTGATCGTCGCCGGGATTCCCCGGGAAAAAACCACGGCGATTCGCGCTGTCGGGATCGCTGTGTCCAGCTTGGCGTTTGTACTGTCCCTTGCGATCTGGTTCCAGTTTGACCGCGGTTTGGGAACCCTGCAGTTTACCGAGCACGGGCAATGGTTTACCTTTCCCCTGCCCGGCCTGGAGCCCATCCAGTCCGGACCGTCGGTCATCCTGGTGAGAGTCGGCTACGACCTCGGGGTCGACGGATTGTCGTTGCCCCTGTTGGCGATGTCCACCCTCGTGGCGGCGGCGGCCATGGTGGCCTCCTGGCGCACGGTGGAGCGGGTCAAAGCCTACACCCTGTGGTTCCTTGTGCTCGAAACCGGGGTAAACGGCATTTGGACCGCCCAGAACCTTCTTTTATTCTTTATATTTTTTGAATTAGCGTTAATCGCCTTGTTTTTCCTCGTCGGGATTTGGGGGAATGAGGGGAGGGTGCGGGCGGCATATGAACTGCTGCTTTACAACGGTCTGGGCTCCCTGGTGATGCTCATCGTATTTGTGGCTCTTTTTCTCGCAACGGGCACCTATGACGTCCGGGAGATCCGGGCCGCTTTTGAGCGGCAGGCCCTGCCTCCCGGGGAGCAAATGTGGCTCGTCATCGGTCTTCTGGTGGCCTTCGGGATTAAGCTGCCGATTTTCCCTTTTCATACCTGGGTAAAAAATGTTCATCCCGCCGCATCGGCCCCGGTGTCGATGATGCTTTCCGGCGTCTTGCTCAAAGTGGGCGCCTACGGGCTCATCCGGTTTGCCCTCGGGTTTTTCCCGGATACCTTTGCCCGTCTCGCCCCGCTCCTGGTGGCCCTGGGGCTGATCAATGTGTTTTACGGCGCCCTCTTGGCCTTTGTCGATCGCGATTTTAAAAGGATCATCGCTTACTCCAGCATCAGTCAAATGGGCATCGTCCTGCTCGGCCTGGCCGCCCTGAACCCGATCGGCCTGCTCGGCGCCCTTTTTCAACTCGTGTCCCACGGTTTGATTTCGGCGCTTCTCTTTTTCCTGGCCGGGTTGACCTACGCCGAGACTCACACTTCCTCCCTGGATCGGCTGAGTGGACTCGGGGCGCGCATGCCCAGGACAGCCGGTTTCCTGATGTTCGCCGCCTTGGCCTCCCTGGGCGTGCCGCTCCTGTCCGGATTCGTGGGCGAGTGGCTGGCACTGTTGGGCTTGTTCACCACCCCTTTTCGGCCCTTTGCAATAATAGGAGCCTTGTCCATCGTCGCCAGCGCGCTCTATATCTTACGGGCGGTGATGCGGGCGATGCACGGGCCCCTGCCCGATGCGCTCGCTCACGCGCAGGACGCCCGTTCTGTCGATATGGCGCCAATTGCCGCCCTGTCCCTGGGGATCGTCCTTCTGGGCGTGTTTCCGTATCTCATGGGGGATCTGGCCCATGCGTCCCTGGCGGCCATAGCAGCCTTGCCCTCCTGA
- the rpiB gene encoding ribose 5-phosphate isomerase B — protein MRVAIGSDHAGFALKTSIHSLLVDELGVEVVDTGCTDCQHGKSVDYPDYALPVAKMVARGEVDRGILICGTGIGMSIAANKIKGIRAALVHDLFTARAAREHNDANVLALGGRLIGPDIAREIVRLFITTPYSGGRHDRRLDKIAQIEQSLASP, from the coding sequence ATGCGGGTGGCCATCGGATCCGACCACGCGGGATTCGCATTAAAGACTTCCATCCATTCGCTGCTCGTCGACGAGCTCGGCGTGGAGGTCGTCGACACGGGGTGCACCGATTGTCAGCATGGAAAATCTGTCGATTACCCGGACTATGCCCTTCCCGTCGCCAAGATGGTGGCCCGGGGAGAAGTGGATCGGGGAATCCTCATCTGCGGCACGGGCATCGGAATGTCCATCGCCGCCAACAAAATCAAGGGCATCCGGGCCGCCCTGGTGCACGACCTGTTCACCGCCCGGGCCGCCCGGGAGCACAATGACGCTAACGTCCTCGCCTTGGGCGGCCGACTCATCGGCCCGGACATTGCCCGGGAAATCGTCCGCCTCTTTATCACGACGCCCTACAGCGGGGGGCGCCACGATCGGCGCTTGGACAAAATCGCCCAAATCGAGCAGTCCCTCGCGTCCCCATAG
- the ndhC gene encoding NADH-quinone oxidoreductase subunit A has translation MSQSYVTSVLLIALFVAIGVGLPIVAFSLSRLLRPHHAYREKGETYESGNLTVGTSWVRFHVKYYLFALLFVVFDVETLFLYPWAVAYDALGTFALAEVGIFLFILVFGLYYAWRQEVLEWK, from the coding sequence GTGTCCCAGTCCTACGTCACCAGCGTGCTTCTCATCGCACTTTTCGTCGCCATTGGCGTCGGTCTGCCCATCGTCGCCTTTTCCCTGAGCCGTCTCTTGCGACCGCACCACGCCTATCGCGAAAAGGGCGAGACCTACGAAAGCGGCAACCTCACCGTCGGCACCAGCTGGGTTCGCTTTCACGTGAAATATTATTTGTTCGCCCTGTTGTTCGTGGTGTTCGATGTCGAGACGCTTTTCCTGTATCCCTGGGCGGTCGCCTATGACGCCCTGGGCACCTTCGCCCTGGCGGAAGTGGGGATCTTTCTCTTTATCTTGGTGTTCGGTTTGTACTACGCATGGCGACAGGAGGTGCTGGAATGGAAGTGA
- a CDS encoding NuoB/complex I 20 kDa subunit family protein encodes MEVKGFPLEGVGQLEEKELERNVVLTTLEKVKAWARSNSMWPLSFGLACCAIEMMATSGSHYDADRFGVFFRASPRQADLMIVSGTVTKKMAPLLRRLYDQMAEPRWVIAMGSCATAGGPYVRSYSVVNGVDQIVPVDVYIPGCPPSPVALIYGLNKLQEKIRYEARTGRSVVEDGL; translated from the coding sequence ATGGAAGTGAAAGGGTTTCCCCTTGAAGGGGTCGGACAGCTGGAGGAGAAGGAGCTTGAGCGCAACGTCGTGTTGACGACTTTGGAGAAAGTCAAAGCTTGGGCGCGATCGAATTCCATGTGGCCCCTCTCCTTCGGCCTGGCCTGTTGTGCCATCGAGATGATGGCCACCAGCGGCTCCCATTACGACGCGGACCGCTTCGGCGTCTTCTTTCGTGCTTCGCCCCGGCAGGCCGATCTCATGATCGTCTCCGGCACCGTCACCAAGAAGATGGCGCCCCTACTCCGCAGGCTGTACGACCAAATGGCCGAGCCGCGCTGGGTGATTGCCATGGGGAGTTGCGCCACGGCGGGCGGCCCTTACGTGCGCTCGTACAGCGTGGTCAACGGGGTGGATCAAATCGTTCCGGTGGACGTGTACATCCCGGGATGTCCCCCCAGCCCCGTCGCGCTGATTTATGGACTTAACAAACTCCAGGAAAAAATTCGTTACGAAGCCCGCACGGGAAGGAGCGTGGTCGAGGATGGCCTATGA
- a CDS encoding NADH-quinone oxidoreductase subunit C, which translates to MAYDPQALQDHWGEALARDLETVFGPHALEDARVADHMYKAAKLDVVPERWLPVAQYLRNTPAWSFDYLNDLHAVDLGGEFRVNYFLESFTHGHMLAVSVTVPRDNPRVPSVTEIWPTADWHEREAYDLFGILFVGHPNLKRILLPEDWEGHPLRKDYAPKDKEVKQ; encoded by the coding sequence ATGGCCTATGATCCCCAAGCCCTCCAAGACCACTGGGGAGAAGCCTTGGCCCGGGACCTGGAAACCGTCTTTGGGCCCCACGCCCTGGAGGACGCCCGGGTGGCCGATCATATGTACAAGGCGGCGAAGCTCGATGTCGTCCCGGAGCGGTGGCTGCCAGTCGCCCAGTATCTGCGCAACACCCCGGCGTGGTCGTTCGATTATTTGAACGACCTGCACGCCGTCGACCTGGGGGGAGAGTTTCGGGTCAACTACTTTCTGGAGTCGTTCACTCATGGTCACATGCTCGCCGTCAGTGTAACGGTGCCCCGGGATAACCCCCGGGTGCCCTCGGTAACCGAGATTTGGCCCACGGCGGATTGGCATGAACGAGAAGCCTACGACCTGTTCGGCATCCTCTTCGTCGGACACCCGAATCTCAAGCGGATTCTTCTGCCCGAGGACTGGGAGGGCCATCCGCTGCGCAAGGACTACGCGCCGAAGGATAAGGAGGTGAAACAATGA
- a CDS encoding NADH-quinone oxidoreductase subunit D — MIRTDELLLNVGPQHPSTHGVFRLIVKIDGETIIEATPVIGYLHRGTEKLAEDLMYTQIIPYTDRMDYVSAMLGNYAYVHAVETLMEIEVPERAEYLRVIAMELNRIASHLVWFGTYLLDLGAITPFLYAFREREKILQLLAELSGSRMTYSYMRIGGVKWDVPDEGWLGRLDAFLDAFSGALEEFHDLVTGNEIIQARLKGVGKYDAATAIAYGLTGVNLRSTGVNYDVRRAKPYSIYNRFAFHVPTREEGDLWARYCLRMEEMEQSRRIVKQAVAQFPSGGDIVAKLPKVLRAPAGEVYTSVESTRGELGVYIRSEGGPKPYRVHFRRPSFVNLQILPRLLVGEHIANMVAIIGGIDVIMGEVDA; from the coding sequence ATGATCCGGACCGACGAGCTCCTGCTGAATGTGGGGCCCCAGCACCCCAGCACCCACGGCGTGTTTCGCCTCATCGTCAAAATCGACGGAGAGACGATCATCGAAGCCACGCCGGTAATCGGGTATCTCCACCGGGGCACCGAAAAACTGGCCGAGGACTTGATGTACACCCAGATCATTCCATACACCGATCGCATGGACTACGTCTCCGCCATGCTCGGGAATTATGCTTACGTACACGCCGTGGAGACCCTCATGGAGATCGAGGTGCCCGAGCGGGCCGAATACTTGCGGGTCATCGCCATGGAGCTCAACCGCATCGCCAGCCACCTCGTCTGGTTCGGCACGTACCTGCTGGATCTCGGCGCCATCACGCCCTTTCTCTACGCTTTCCGGGAGCGGGAGAAAATCCTGCAGTTGTTGGCGGAGCTGTCGGGTTCCCGGATGACCTACAGCTATATGCGGATTGGAGGGGTGAAATGGGATGTGCCCGACGAGGGCTGGCTGGGACGGTTGGACGCCTTCCTCGACGCCTTCTCCGGAGCCCTGGAAGAGTTTCACGATTTGGTCACGGGCAATGAGATCATCCAAGCCCGTTTAAAAGGAGTGGGCAAATACGACGCCGCCACAGCCATCGCCTACGGTCTGACCGGAGTGAATCTGCGGTCGACGGGGGTGAACTACGACGTGCGCCGGGCGAAACCCTATTCCATTTACAACCGTTTCGCCTTTCATGTTCCCACCCGGGAAGAGGGCGACCTGTGGGCGCGCTACTGTCTGCGCATGGAGGAGATGGAACAGTCCCGGCGGATTGTCAAACAGGCGGTCGCCCAATTTCCCTCCGGCGGCGACATCGTCGCAAAGCTGCCAAAGGTCCTGCGGGCACCGGCCGGGGAAGTCTACACCTCGGTGGAATCCACCCGGGGAGAGCTGGGGGTTTATATTCGCAGTGAAGGCGGGCCCAAGCCGTACCGGGTGCATTTTCGCCGCCCGTCCTTCGTCAATCTGCAGATTCTGCCCCGCCTCCTCGTGGGAGAGCACATCGCCAACATGGTGGCGATCATCGGGGGAATTGACGTCATTATGGGGGAGGTGGATGCGTAA
- the nuoH gene encoding NADH-quinone oxidoreductase subunit NuoH: protein MREWLQAPPTWETWLGYVVASLLLLGFGLFFVTYSIFVQRKLLGWMQSRVGPNRVGPWGLLQTVADTLKLLVKENVQLNKADRVLFIIAPIIAFVPAFVVLAVIPYTSSLVFSDFNVGLLLYFGIAGLSTLGVITGGWASNNKWSLIGAMRAAAMMISYEIPLVLAVLGVVLLSGSLNLSHIVEAQARSHWFILPQILGFVIFFIASLAELNRTPFDFSEAESELIAGYQVEYSGFRFAFFMLGEYLYLFAMGSLTAVLYFGGWLPPHPALAFVPGIVWFLLKALFFAFVPFWLQATLPRMRIDLLMTMSWKVLLPLALVNLALTVGLKTISVA, encoded by the coding sequence ATGCGCGAGTGGCTCCAAGCGCCGCCGACGTGGGAAACGTGGCTCGGCTACGTCGTCGCCAGCCTCCTGCTCCTCGGGTTCGGTCTCTTTTTCGTCACGTATTCGATCTTCGTGCAGCGAAAACTTCTCGGCTGGATGCAGAGCCGGGTCGGGCCAAACCGGGTGGGGCCCTGGGGGCTGCTGCAGACCGTGGCCGATACGCTCAAGCTGTTGGTCAAGGAAAATGTTCAACTGAACAAAGCGGACCGGGTGCTATTTATCATCGCGCCCATCATCGCCTTTGTGCCGGCTTTCGTGGTCCTGGCCGTCATCCCGTACACGTCCTCGCTGGTCTTTTCGGATTTTAACGTAGGGCTGTTGTTGTATTTCGGGATCGCCGGCCTATCGACTCTCGGGGTGATCACCGGAGGTTGGGCCTCGAATAACAAATGGTCATTGATTGGAGCCATGCGCGCGGCGGCGATGATGATCAGTTACGAGATTCCGCTGGTGCTCGCGGTCCTCGGCGTGGTCCTTTTGAGCGGCTCTCTCAATCTCTCGCACATCGTCGAAGCCCAGGCTAGGAGCCACTGGTTCATTCTGCCGCAGATCCTGGGGTTTGTGATTTTCTTTATCGCCTCCCTGGCCGAGCTCAACCGCACGCCCTTCGATTTCAGCGAGGCGGAATCGGAGCTCATCGCCGGGTACCAGGTGGAATACAGCGGTTTTCGATTCGCATTTTTCATGCTCGGGGAGTACTTGTATCTGTTTGCCATGGGCTCTTTGACGGCGGTGCTCTACTTTGGAGGATGGCTCCCGCCCCATCCCGCCCTGGCCTTCGTGCCGGGAATCGTGTGGTTCTTGCTCAAAGCCCTGTTTTTCGCCTTTGTCCCCTTTTGGCTCCAGGCAACCCTGCCCCGGATGCGCATCGATCTGTTGATGACCATGTCCTGGAAGGTGCTGTTGCCCCTGGCCCTGGTGAACCTGGCCCTGACCGTCGGTTTGAAAACGATCTCGGTGGCCTGA
- the nuoI gene encoding NADH-quinone oxidoreductase subunit NuoI, producing MFGGGVLKGLTVTLKEMIRPKVTTRYPDETYTFPNRFRGIQKLYPEKCIVCNQCAMVCPTQCITIRGKPHPDPAKKGKVLETFEIHFDTCILCDLCTEVCPTEAIVMTNQFELAEYTRDALQKDMTWLTENPAEAREVNLPWRKT from the coding sequence ATGTTTGGCGGCGGTGTGCTGAAAGGTTTGACCGTGACCCTGAAAGAGATGATCCGTCCGAAGGTCACGACTCGCTATCCCGATGAGACGTACACCTTCCCGAACCGTTTTCGTGGTATTCAAAAATTGTATCCGGAAAAATGTATTGTCTGCAATCAGTGTGCCATGGTTTGCCCCACCCAGTGCATCACGATCCGGGGCAAGCCCCATCCCGACCCGGCCAAAAAGGGGAAAGTGCTGGAAACTTTCGAGATTCACTTCGACACCTGCATTCTGTGCGATCTGTGTACCGAGGTGTGTCCCACCGAGGCCATCGTGATGACCAACCAGTTTGAATTGGCGGAATACACCCGGGATGCCCTGCAGAAAGATATGACCTGGCTCACAGAAAATCCCGCCGAGGCCCGGGAGGTGAATCTGCCGTGGCGCAAAACGTAA
- a CDS encoding NADH-quinone oxidoreductase subunit J encodes MAQNVITFFLLAGVAIAGAFLMFRSKRIVHMVLSIALSFLSLAGLFAVLGAEFLFVAQLIVYSGAITILAVFSIMLTRHEPAGPAVGAAGFKRWFRLAVPLGLFALLAWIILDTPIAVGQLTEVIGPMNMAEALFAPRYLLSFELLGVLLLVALVGAIVMAKEEMEKVGDRR; translated from the coding sequence GTGGCGCAAAACGTAATCACCTTTTTTCTCCTGGCGGGCGTGGCCATTGCCGGCGCCTTCTTGATGTTTCGATCGAAGCGGATCGTGCACATGGTCCTCTCCATCGCCCTGTCCTTTTTGAGCCTGGCGGGGTTGTTCGCGGTGCTGGGCGCGGAATTTTTGTTCGTCGCGCAGCTTATCGTCTACAGCGGGGCGATCACCATTTTAGCGGTGTTCAGCATTATGTTGACCCGTCATGAGCCGGCGGGGCCCGCCGTCGGCGCCGCGGGTTTCAAGCGGTGGTTCCGGTTGGCGGTGCCCCTGGGGTTGTTCGCGCTGCTCGCCTGGATCATCCTGGACACGCCGATCGCGGTCGGGCAACTCACCGAGGTCATCGGGCCGATGAACATGGCCGAAGCTCTGTTTGCGCCGCGTTACCTGCTGTCCTTTGAACTTCTCGGGGTTTTGCTCCTGGTCGCCCTGGTCGGGGCGATCGTAATGGCCAAGGAGGAGATGGAGAAAGTCGGTGATCGCCGGTGA
- the nuoK gene encoding NADH-quinone oxidoreductase subunit NuoK produces MIGLQHYLLLAALLFALGLYGALTRRNTVIVLLSIELMLGAANLNLAALGSFLHGGGSPAAGALSGNAASQLFVLFNIAIAAAEVAVGVAILIALYRLRESVEVDTFDSLKDGP; encoded by the coding sequence GTGATTGGACTCCAACACTATTTGCTTTTGGCGGCTCTTTTATTCGCCCTGGGCCTGTACGGAGCGCTCACCAGGCGCAACACGGTTATCGTGCTGCTCTCGATTGAACTGATGCTGGGGGCCGCCAACCTCAATCTCGCGGCTTTGGGTTCGTTTCTGCATGGAGGGGGTTCGCCAGCGGCCGGAGCCCTCTCCGGGAACGCCGCCAGCCAATTGTTCGTTCTTTTTAACATCGCCATCGCCGCCGCCGAAGTCGCGGTCGGGGTGGCCATCCTGATTGCCCTCTACCGCCTGCGGGAATCGGTGGAGGTCGACACGTTCGATTCGTTAAAAGATGGGCCCTGA
- the nuoL gene encoding NADH-quinone oxidoreductase subunit L, producing the protein MTGVEDVVHPEWWPWWVIAFPAASYGLLVLFGRKLNRGSAWLGSAATLAGLCVSLALAQRVFTGGTVESVPMRWLSVGDVTLSLAFEVTPLSALMILIVTLVGFLVHVYSYGYMKGERRFSSFYQHLSLFMFSMLGLVMARDLLSVFIFWELVGVTSFLLIGFYYARPEARRAAQKAFFVTRLGDVGLFVAMLYAFQTTGGLAWSDLFAHLESGALAPVQAATLASLIFVAAAGKSGQFPLHVWLPDAMEGPTPVSALIHAATMVAAGVFLVARAYPLFTAAPEVMEVVAWVGAGTAFLAAVLALVQDDLKRVLAYSTVSQLGYMMLALGVGGYGAALFHLTTHALFKALLFLAAGSLYPIVGTYDMRAMGGLWRQAPFVGWSFLIGMLALIGLPPLSGYFSKEAILAHVYGHNLGLFLLAVVTVALTALYMGRAFMLVFVARRPVLQPGRWAPAVRLPVSMAVPVALLALLALTAGALETPQAPVISRWVAGDFPAPVRSSPGWISPVVVAVGLLALLLVYFWFRTSRMGRWQARREVAAASAWATPLNHRLFIDAFYERVLLGLYRSLGRVAAGVERFLLEGLVHLAAWVARGLGRALSRLENGQVQGYNAGALFVLGALLLAYVWLRLA; encoded by the coding sequence ATGACGGGGGTGGAAGACGTGGTTCATCCGGAGTGGTGGCCGTGGTGGGTAATTGCTTTCCCCGCTGCTTCTTACGGGCTCCTGGTCCTGTTCGGCCGTAAGCTGAACCGGGGAAGCGCATGGCTTGGCAGTGCCGCGACCCTGGCCGGGCTTTGCGTCTCCCTCGCCCTCGCCCAGCGGGTGTTCACCGGCGGCACCGTGGAGTCGGTCCCGATGAGATGGCTTTCGGTGGGGGATGTCACCCTGAGCCTGGCGTTTGAGGTGACCCCTCTCAGCGCTCTGATGATTCTCATCGTGACGTTGGTCGGTTTTCTCGTTCATGTCTACAGTTACGGCTATATGAAGGGCGAGCGGCGGTTTTCGTCCTTCTACCAACATTTGAGCCTGTTTATGTTTTCGATGCTCGGGCTGGTGATGGCCAGGGACCTGCTGTCGGTGTTTATCTTTTGGGAACTCGTCGGCGTCACCTCCTTTTTGTTGATCGGATTCTACTACGCCCGGCCCGAAGCCCGGCGGGCGGCCCAAAAAGCGTTTTTCGTGACGCGGCTCGGGGATGTGGGCCTGTTTGTGGCCATGCTGTACGCCTTTCAGACCACGGGCGGCTTGGCGTGGTCGGATCTGTTTGCCCACCTCGAAAGCGGAGCTCTCGCCCCGGTGCAGGCGGCGACCCTCGCCAGTTTGATCTTTGTCGCCGCGGCGGGCAAGTCCGGGCAGTTCCCCCTTCACGTGTGGCTGCCCGACGCCATGGAAGGGCCGACCCCGGTTTCCGCCTTGATTCATGCGGCGACCATGGTGGCCGCGGGCGTGTTTCTGGTGGCCCGGGCCTATCCGCTGTTTACTGCGGCACCCGAGGTGATGGAGGTGGTGGCCTGGGTGGGAGCCGGGACGGCGTTCTTGGCGGCGGTCCTGGCCCTGGTTCAGGATGATCTCAAGCGGGTTCTCGCCTACTCGACGGTGAGCCAGTTGGGCTATATGATGCTTGCGTTGGGGGTGGGGGGCTACGGGGCGGCGCTGTTTCATTTGACCACCCATGCATTGTTTAAAGCGCTCTTGTTTCTGGCGGCCGGGAGTCTGTATCCCATTGTCGGCACCTACGATATGCGGGCGATGGGGGGGCTGTGGAGACAGGCGCCCTTTGTCGGGTGGTCCTTCTTGATCGGCATGCTCGCGCTCATCGGACTGCCGCCCCTCTCGGGATACTTTTCCAAGGAGGCGATCCTGGCCCACGTCTACGGCCACAATCTCGGATTGTTTCTTCTGGCGGTGGTGACCGTTGCCCTGACGGCCCTGTACATGGGCAGGGCCTTTATGCTCGTCTTCGTCGCCCGGCGGCCGGTTCTGCAGCCGGGACGATGGGCTCCGGCGGTGCGGCTTCCCGTGTCGATGGCCGTACCCGTGGCGTTGCTGGCTCTTTTGGCGCTGACGGCCGGCGCCTTGGAGACGCCGCAAGCGCCGGTGATCAGCCGCTGGGTGGCCGGCGATTTCCCGGCCCCGGTCCGGTCGAGCCCCGGGTGGATCAGTCCGGTGGTTGTCGCCGTGGGACTCTTGGCCCTTCTGCTGGTCTATTTTTGGTTCAGAACGAGCCGCATGGGCCGGTGGCAGGCCCGGCGGGAGGTGGCCGCAGCCAGCGCCTGGGCGACGCCCCTGAACCATCGGCTGTTTATCGACGCTTTTTACGAGCGGGTGCTCCTCGGGCTGTACCGGTCCCTGGGGCGGGTGGCGGCCGGGGTGGAACGGTTCCTGCTCGAGGGCCTCGTGCACCTCGCCGCCTGGGTGGCCCGGGGGCTGGGCCGGGCGTTGTCCCGGCTGGAAAATGGGCAGGTCCAGGGGTACAACGCCGGCGCCCTTTTCGTGCTGGGCGCACTGCTTCTGGCCTATGTGTGGCTTCGCCTGGCCTAG
- a CDS encoding NADH-quinone oxidoreductase subunit N, whose amino-acid sequence MPTANLWSLPWSMLWPETVVLLGAMAALVLRRVAFESAVLAIVLSLWLRFGIPSHPGSFAGAFRVDGFTLLFQALVLVGTLMLLVLARRSLGVPAERRPEYASLFLFAALGGMVLAGATDLVLLFVGLETLSIASYILVGMRKGNRASAEGAMKYILSGATATAVFLFGASYLVGWTGATDLGEIGRRLADPAPGEVAGPLLTVGFMFVLAALSFKIVSLPFYMWAPDVYQGAPIAVTTFLAAVSKTAGFAALARIVEGVLAAPGGPGSPFWHEMSTVLAILAAASMVAGNVIALRQKNTKRLLAYSSIAHAGYLLIPLAAFNAMTFQQLAFYLWAYLLMNVGVFAVLDQVARAHGSTDMAALNGLSRRSPLLTAALTVLVLSLAGMPLTAGFFAKWYVLTGALAGGKGWLGFVLIATTVVSYAYYFHLLRHAWSRAEEELPPLRVSWPVGALVVVAAGLTLLIGVFPGQWLGGLQQMMDAVQGTATFGFETR is encoded by the coding sequence ATGCCGACAGCCAATCTTTGGTCTCTGCCCTGGTCCATGCTGTGGCCTGAGACGGTGGTTTTACTCGGTGCAATGGCCGCTTTGGTCCTGCGCCGGGTCGCTTTTGAATCGGCGGTGCTTGCGATCGTGCTCAGCTTGTGGCTGCGCTTCGGCATCCCTTCGCACCCCGGGAGCTTTGCCGGAGCCTTTCGGGTGGACGGTTTCACTTTGCTTTTTCAGGCGTTGGTTTTGGTGGGGACGTTGATGCTGCTCGTCTTGGCCCGCCGCTCTCTCGGGGTCCCCGCCGAACGGCGCCCGGAGTACGCCTCGCTTTTCTTGTTTGCGGCCCTGGGCGGGATGGTCCTGGCCGGGGCCACGGACCTCGTGCTCCTTTTTGTGGGCTTGGAGACGCTGTCGATCGCTTCCTATATATTGGTGGGGATGAGAAAAGGGAACCGCGCCTCTGCCGAGGGGGCGATGAAATATATTTTGAGCGGCGCCACGGCGACGGCGGTCTTCCTGTTCGGCGCATCCTACCTTGTGGGATGGACGGGGGCCACCGATCTCGGCGAGATCGGGCGTCGCCTGGCCGACCCGGCTCCGGGGGAGGTGGCCGGGCCCCTGCTCACCGTGGGATTCATGTTCGTGCTGGCCGCCCTGTCGTTCAAGATTGTAAGTCTTCCTTTTTATATGTGGGCGCCGGACGTCTACCAGGGGGCGCCGATCGCCGTGACGACCTTTCTCGCGGCGGTCTCCAAGACTGCGGGATTCGCGGCATTGGCGCGGATCGTCGAAGGGGTCCTGGCGGCGCCGGGCGGCCCCGGCTCTCCCTTTTGGCACGAGATGAGCACCGTGCTGGCCATCCTGGCAGCAGCCTCCATGGTCGCGGGGAATGTGATCGCCCTGCGGCAGAAAAATACGAAGCGGCTGCTGGCTTATTCGAGCATCGCCCACGCGGGATATCTGCTGATTCCCCTCGCCGCGTTCAACGCCATGACGTTTCAGCAACTGGCCTTTTATCTGTGGGCCTATCTGTTGATGAATGTCGGCGTTTTCGCGGTGCTCGACCAGGTGGCCCGGGCTCACGGCAGCACCGACATGGCGGCCCTGAACGGCCTGTCCCGGCGCTCGCCCTTGCTCACCGCCGCCCTGACGGTCCTCGTGCTCTCCCTGGCCGGAATGCCGCTGACCGCCGGATTTTTTGCCAAATGGTACGTGCTCACCGGGGCATTGGCCGGAGGCAAGGGGTGGCTCGGGTTTGTGTTGATCGCCACCACCGTCGTCTCGTATGCGTATTATTTTCACCTCCTGCGCCACGCCTGGAGTCGGGCCGAGGAGGAGTTGCCCCCCCTTCGGGTTTCCTGGCCCGTGGGGGCGCTGGTGGTGGTGGCCGCAGGGTTGACGCTGTTGATCGGCGTGTTCCCCGGCCAGTGGCTGGGCGGTCTGCAGCAAATGATGGACGCGGTGCAGGGAACCGCAACCTTTGGCTTTGAAACGAGGTAG